A region of the Nocardia asteroides genome:
CGGATCTTCGACGCGCTCGAGTACGACTATGCGCGAGCCTTCGGCGCACCCGACGGCACGCACGCGGTGCGATCGCTGCGGTTCGACCTCGCACTGCGGCCGTGGCTGGCCGAACACCCCGGCGGGACCGTGGTCGAACTCGCCTCGGGACTGGAGACCCAGTTCCAGCGGTGCGACGACGGACAGGTGCGCTGGCTGTGTGTCGATGTGCCCGAAGGCATCGCGCTGCGCGAACGGTTCCTTCCACCGAGCGAGCGCTGCCGTCACCTGCCGATCAGCGCGTTGGACACAGCCTGGCTGGACGAGGTGGAGGCCGACCGCGGCGTCTTCGTCACGGCGCAGGGGCTGCTCATGTACTTCGAGCCCGACGAGGTGCGGCGCCTGTGCATCGCGATCTTCGACCGACTGCCTGGCGCGGAATTCCTGTTCGACATCATCCCGCCATGGTTCTCCCGCAAGACCATGCGAGGCTTCCGTAAAACACCGCACTACACCGCTCCCCCCATGCCCTGGGGCGTCAAGCGCAGCTGGGTGGCGGCACTGCTGCGCGAGTGGAGCCCGCGGGTGGCCGAGGTGAGCGTGTCGTCCTACGGACCTTCCCGCGGCCCGCTCGCGGCGAGTCTTCCGATATTCGAGCGCCTTCCGGTGCTGCGCGACATCCCGCCCGCCATCGTCCGTGCGCGTGGCGCCGAGTAGGTCAGGGGGCGCCGACATTCGCCCCGGACGACGGGCGGTCGCGGTGCACCGGACCGTGGGCGTCGTCGCAGTGATCCTCCAGCACCGGCAGCAGGCGCTGCTCGTGCACGGCCGCCGACGGGCCGACGACATGGGTATGGTCGACCTGCAACGTGGTGTGGGTGATGCCGTAGGCGTCGTGAAGCAGATGCTCGATTCGCTGACGCAGCCCGTGACAGTCGGCGCCGGCCCGGACCAGCACGTGCGCCGACAAGGCGATGTCACCGGAGGTGATCTGCCAGACGTGCAGATCGTGCACCTCGTCGACGCCGTCGATGTCCACCAGCCTGCGCCCGAGCGCGTCCGGATCGACGCCCGCCGGCGCCGCCTCCAGGAAGATCCGGCCGGATTCGCGCACCAGCCCGAGCCCCGCCTTGACCATCAGCGCGACGACGATCAGCGTGGCGATCGCGTCCGCCCTGGCGAAGCCGGTGGTCAGCACGACGAGGCCGGCCACGGCGGTCGCGATGAACCCGTACAGGTCGTTGAGCACATGCTGGAAGGCGCCCTCGACGTTGAGGCTGGAACGGTTGGCCTTGCTGATCGCCCAGGTGGCCACGATGTTGACCACGACACCGGCCAACGCGGTCACCAGGACGAGCCCGCCGGTCACCTCGGGCGGCTCCAGCAAACGGCGCACGGCCTCGTAGGTGAGCCAGCCCGCCAGCACGAGCAGCGTGACGCCGTTGGCCTGCGCCGAGAGGATCTCGGCGCGCTTGTAGCCGTAGGTGTACTTGCCGTTCGCGGGGCGGGCCGCGAACCGGATCGCGATGAGCGCGAGCACAATGGACGCGGCGTCGGTGAGCATGTGCGCCGCGTCCGACAGCAAGGCCAGCGAGTTCGCCAGCACGCCGATCACGACCTCGACCGACATGAACCCGACGATCAGGGCCAGCGCGATGGTCAGCCACTTGCGGTCGGCCTCACCGGACAGCCCGTGCCCGTGCGCGTGACCATGTTCGTGCCCCATCGACCCAGCCCCTTCCATCAATCACCGAAATATATGCGCATGTTTGCATCTGTCATGTCAGCTTAGCTGACCCTGCGCGGCGCGCGATAGCGCAGCCAAGTGAGCTGGATCACGTCGCATTGGGTTCGGCGGCGGGGTCAGCCGAGCAGGGCGTGCACTGCCGCGTATGTCGACACAGTGGCGATCAGCCCTGCGGAAACACTTGCGACCACGTTCAC
Encoded here:
- a CDS encoding class I SAM-dependent methyltransferase — its product is MGANVDLTGVPETMLWTLYNRASEAKRADGILRDPDCVRIFDALEYDYARAFGAPDGTHAVRSLRFDLALRPWLAEHPGGTVVELASGLETQFQRCDDGQVRWLCVDVPEGIALRERFLPPSERCRHLPISALDTAWLDEVEADRGVFVTAQGLLMYFEPDEVRRLCIAIFDRLPGAEFLFDIIPPWFSRKTMRGFRKTPHYTAPPMPWGVKRSWVAALLREWSPRVAEVSVSSYGPSRGPLAASLPIFERLPVLRDIPPAIVRARGAE
- a CDS encoding cation diffusion facilitator family transporter — translated: MGHEHGHAHGHGLSGEADRKWLTIALALIVGFMSVEVVIGVLANSLALLSDAAHMLTDAASIVLALIAIRFAARPANGKYTYGYKRAEILSAQANGVTLLVLAGWLTYEAVRRLLEPPEVTGGLVLVTALAGVVVNIVATWAISKANRSSLNVEGAFQHVLNDLYGFIATAVAGLVVLTTGFARADAIATLIVVALMVKAGLGLVRESGRIFLEAAPAGVDPDALGRRLVDIDGVDEVHDLHVWQITSGDIALSAHVLVRAGADCHGLRQRIEHLLHDAYGITHTTLQVDHTHVVGPSAAVHEQRLLPVLEDHCDDAHGPVHRDRPSSGANVGAP